The Pseudomonas bijieensis DNA window AACCAGGCCAAGTTCTCTCAGAATCCACAGTTGAACGAATATCTTCTACAAACCGGTTCGCGCGTTATTGTCGAAGCCAGCCCGGTTGATAACATCTGGGGTATAGGGCTCGCACAGGACAACGCAGATGCGAACAATCCGAATCTGTGGAAAGGCTTGAATCTGCTGGGATTTGCATTGATGCAGGTGCGGGACGGGACTAGTACGCCAGCCCCAAGGTAGTGCCCTGACCTTACTCACGAAAAACGCAAAAAACCTTGGCGAACACAGAGAGCGCACAGAGGGGACAGATTTATTTTCCAGCAAATAAATCTGCCCCCTTTTCAGTATTAATCCTGTAGTAAAAAGGAGGTTTACATCGCCATGGATATCCGGGAAATCAAGCAACGCCTGGCCCGCCCCGCCGTGAAGCTCATTGCCGGCGGCTTTCGTCCTGCCGGCACCGATGAAGAAAGCTGGCTGGGCAATGTATTCCTGTTCCGACCGGATGAAGAGGTGCCCACTAATCAGGCGGGGCAACAGTTGCTCCCCTATGCGCAGTTTTACCTGCCCGCCCTGCCTATCAATAGCCCTCTGCTAGCAGGGGTTCGTGTGCTGACGGTGTTCATTTCAAACCCGTTCCCCGAGCACTTTGAGCCGATGGGGGATAATTGGGTTATCCGCGAGTACGGGCCGGATGATGTGTTGGTGCGCAAGTCTCTGTCGGTGGCAGGTACGTTCCTCAAACCCTTCCCACTGACAGCGCAAGCGGTGCCGGAGGACTTTCCATTGTGGGATGGCGGTGGTGTCCCGGAGGACCTTGAGCAAGCAATCCTCACGCTGGAACGCGCGGGCAAGATCCAAAGCTATTACGACTTGGTCACCCACACCTACGAACACAAGATCGGTGGTTACCCTTCGTTCTGCCAGTCGGGTGTTGATCCGGGTGAAGGCTTCGAGTTTGTGTTCCAGATTTCATCGGACTCGAAGATCAATCTGAACGTGGTCGACAGTGGGAGCCTGATGTTCTGGAAGCACAATGAAACTGGGGAGTGGGCGCTTTATTACGACTTTTACTAGGAGTCGGGGAACAGGTTTATTTTCAGGAGATAAATCCCTTTTTTGTCATCGCTGATCCTCAAAGGAAATACATGACAACCAAACTGCATACCGGGGCGCACGCGGGCTACCGCACTCTCGACTGGCACGATGGATACGACGTTAACCTGGGTGACCTCATACACCAGCTTCCTCAGCTCGTACATGGGCGTTATGTGGCGATTGCTGCGTCGGATAGCGGGCCCTATAGCCTTAGCGCCGTTGAAATCGCTAGCGGGTGGCAACGTGTAGGTGACTTGGCGATCAGTCCTATCATTACGGATATCGATCAGTTGCCCACGCCGGGCTTTGATGAATGGTACGTTTTTGAGCGCTTGCCTGATCGGGCGAGGCTCTCCAAACTCAGCAACGCTATCGCACTTAAACCGTTCGGAGA harbors:
- a CDS encoding DUF1963 domain-containing protein yields the protein MDIREIKQRLARPAVKLIAGGFRPAGTDEESWLGNVFLFRPDEEVPTNQAGQQLLPYAQFYLPALPINSPLLAGVRVLTVFISNPFPEHFEPMGDNWVIREYGPDDVLVRKSLSVAGTFLKPFPLTAQAVPEDFPLWDGGGVPEDLEQAILTLERAGKIQSYYDLVTHTYEHKIGGYPSFCQSGVDPGEGFEFVFQISSDSKINLNVVDSGSLMFWKHNETGEWALYYDFY